From the genome of Vicia villosa cultivar HV-30 ecotype Madison, WI linkage group LG2, Vvil1.0, whole genome shotgun sequence, one region includes:
- the LOC131648867 gene encoding intracellular ribonuclease LX-like, whose translation MALSSSRMSVVIIVICFTFSLNMCVGTDYDYLALAHQWQPGYCRMPDIKFTCQKKVTDNFSIHGLWPSKHSGPQPRDCTTDGRGGYLDVNKMIGSLISNLKKSWPSSIGKDEDLWTYQWRTHGTCYYDGNKHKQYKYFQTADNFYKNFELFNKLKAEGIVPVSGLGKNYTTEAAIKAIRKQYTQDTVTYIPQFMCSPFLPHELYEVILCLDHEGNHLINCTRPSTCGNLFLWKLEP comes from the exons ATGGCTTTATCATCATCAAGAATGAGTGTAGTAATAATTGTGATATGCTTTACATTTTCACTTAACATGTGTGTGGGAACTGATTATGACTATTTGGCATTGGCTCATCAATGGCAACCAGGATACTGCAGGATGCCAGATATTAAATTTACCTGTCAAAAGAAAGTAACAGACAACTTTAGTATCCATGGTTTGTGGCCTTCGAAGCACTCGGGTCCTCAGCCACGTGATTGCACGACAGATGGTCGAGGGGGATACTTGGATGTGAATAAG atgaTTGGTAGTTTAATATCAAATCTCAAGAAATCATGGCCAAGCTCAATTGGAAAAGATGAAGACTTATGGACATATCAATGGAGGACGCATGGAACATGTTACTACGATGGAAACAAGCATAAGCAATACAAATACTTCCAGACAGCCGACAACTTTTATAAGAATTTTGAACTTTTTAATAAACTCAAGGCAGAAGGGATTGTCCCTGTTTCAGGATTAGGCAAAAACTACACTACAGAGGCTGCAATAAAAGCCATCAGAAAGCAATACACCCAAGACACTGTTACCTACATTCCTCAATTCATGTGTTCTCCGTTCCTACCACATGAATTATAtgaagttattttgtgtttggatCATGAAGGAAATCATCTCATCAACTGTACAAGGCCTTCAACTTGTGGCAACTTGTTTTTATGGAAATTAGAACCATAA